One segment of Megachile rotundata isolate GNS110a chromosome 4, iyMegRotu1, whole genome shotgun sequence DNA contains the following:
- the LOC100880034 gene encoding uncharacterized protein LOC100880034 isoform X1: protein MFHRKVKRNMCDSTKKMKDSSVKNNVQNDSTDKLCPKQSTDKKESMVKSTNEDVQRAIDGLKDIPDEELQEFLDDEDFMQGLDVVDAWEGDEEKGREIELKATRAKDQEQRRPSRDRHRRDYKGSYNRERPKREDKKHEEIRRDPSKSTKDIERDKIRTKRDNESKLLAEKEKAIKHLLDSDNVVPPGTEAEAIQSITEKQNLEQAQMHIRRSRERRRSVERQRGNSSRHRTPDRLRLNSPRRKSPLMLSPERCRSPFKISSERHRSPLRFSPEKRRSPRFNCARRSPFGFSPERRRSPIRRLSWERRTSTDRRWSAERHRRRMNIHERRRSRSRDRQRSRSMERIRRKISRSPINRRYSPRRRSRTRSRSLERRRKRSPFINELTRQLRNEAIMTSHINTGYAHPSSMDSISPLMNTVMYPQETEPRPLMPMPPYIHQSGLPPPMPSSVTTGGPPFMNFENSSQSMNFDSVPLHPLPQTEYVSGPVMYNQPNTSSIQSSHRPALLPAPVSSPQPEPAATAVEHVQTYNSTHGIPPSRQSPHQNFEFSTKSKDAISPNYRERRFTDSYNGYHVSQEERLKTPEPPVISDTKQFEKTSLSSLLEASVSAKDSTSLPVLYPGFKPEILRHCEHALRELPIEDPRLKMKGRFFYDPKKKNVHNEQETYSSNSILLQKNKSKIHWDEEESSHPAPTKQNVQMHQKICQTDEVEVSTKFVQATVTMVDFEVQVYPQDLQHAIKEEKRPIMDRLDWNVRETVDYTPKFREADDLRWSLSNSSQKRTWNRTGSPPPRRLDDREHRTDSSLDHNSRNLKLDSPIRSRDNFSSHKGPGRDHYVRERYSPNYRHSLDERDDFHESRSDHSRGESPMMLDDSAEELELEHTFQRGTDWHGRPKLSRGRSNPLIKPHVYRGKHSGGRSYRGRGGFRGKF, encoded by the exons ATGTTCCATCGAAAGGTTAAGAG AAACATGTGTGATTcaacaaagaaaatgaaagattCGAGTGTTAAGAACAATGTGCAAAATGATTCAACGGATAAGTTGTGTCCGAAACAAAGTACGGATAAGAAGGAGTCTATGGTGAAAAGTACGAATGAGGATGTTCAACGCGCAATTGATGGTTTAAAGGATATACCTGATGAAGAACTTCAAGAATTTCTAGATGATGAAGATTTCATGCAGGGATTGGATGTTGTCGACGCATGGGAAGGTGATGAAGAAAAAGGCCGTGAAATTGAACTTAAAGCTACTCGTGCCAAGGACCAAGAACAAAGACGTCCATCTAG GGACAGACACCGGCGTGATTACAAAGGATCTTACAATCGTGAAAGACCAAAGAGAGAAGATAAGAAACATGAAGAGATACGTCGTGATCCATCTAAAAGCACAAAAGATATTGAAAGGGATAAAATACGTACGAAAAGGGACAATGAAAGTAAACTTTTGGCAGAAAAAGAGAAAGCTATTAAACACTTATTGGATTCTGATAATGTCGTACCTCCAGGTACAGAAGCTGAAGCCATTCAAAGCATTacagaaaaacaaaatttagagCAAGCACAGATGCATATCCGTAGAAGTCGAGAACGACGTAGAAGCGTAGAACGTCAAAGAGGAAATTCATCGCGACATAGAACTCCGGATAGATTAAGATTAAATTCTCCTCGACGAAAGTCTCCATTAATGTTAAGTCCAGAACGGTGCAGAAGTCCTTTTAAAATAAGCAGTGAAAGACATCGGAGTCCACTGAGGTTTAGTCCTGAAAAGAGAAGAAGCCCAAGATTTAATTGTGCCCGTAGAAGTCCATTTGGTTTTAGTCCAGAACGAAGAAGAAGTCCTATTAGACGACTTAGCTGGGAAAGAAGAACAAGTACAGACAGAAGGTGGAGTGCTGAACGACATAGAAGACGTATGAATATACATGAACG CCGAAGAAGTCGATCTCGCGATCGCCAACGAAGTCGCAGTATGGAACGTATTAGAAGAAAAATCAGCCGATCTCCCATTAACAGACGTTATAGTCCTCGACGTCGTAGTAGAACTCGAAGTCGGTCATTGGAGCGTCGAAGAAAGCGGTCGCCATTTATTAATGAACTTACAAGACAATTGAGAAACGAAGCTATAATGACATCTCATATAAACACTGGGTATGCACACCCTTCGTCTATGGATAGTATATCACCATTGATGAATACAGTTATGTATCCGCAAGAAACAGAGCCTAGACCATTGATGCCAATGCCACCTTACATACATCAATCTGGATTACCACCACCGATGCCATCAAGTGTAACAACCGGTGGACCACCATTTATGAACTTCGAAAACTCATCTCAATCAATGAATTTTGACTCTGTACCATTGCATCCATTACCTCAAACTGAATACGTTTCTGGTCCAGTAATGTACAATCAACCAAATACTAGTTCAATTCAATCTTCACATCGACCAGCACTTCTTCCAGCACCGGTTTCTTCGCCACAGCCTGAGCCTGCTGCGACTGCTGTGGAACacgtacaaacatacaattcaaCGCACGGCATTCCTCCTTCTCGACAGTCTCCACatcagaattttgaattttcaactaAATCTAAGGATGCAATATCTCCAAACTACAGGGAACGCAGATTTACAGATTCTTACAATGGGTATCATGTTTCACAAGAAGAACGATTGAAGACTCCTGAACCACCAGTCATCTCCGACACTAaa CAATTTGAAAAGACGAGTTTATCAAGTCTACTGGAAGCATCTGTTTCCGCTAAAG atTCAACTAGTCTACCAGTTTTATATCCAG GATTCAAACCTGAAATATTACGACATTGTGAACATGCCCTACGCGAACTGCCTATTGAAGATCCTCGTTTAAAAATGAAGGGACGATTTTTTTATGATCCAAAGAAGAAAAATGTTCATAATGAGCAAGAAACATATTCATCAAATTCTATACTTCTAcaaaaaaataagagtaaaatacaTTGGGACGAGGAAGAATCATCACATCCTGCTCCTACTAAGCAGAATGTACAAATGCATCAAAAAATTTGCCAAACTGACGAGGTGGAAGTGAGCACGAAATTTGTTCAAGCAACTGTTACTATGGTAGATTTCGAAGTACAAGTTTATCCTCAAGATTTGCAACATGCCATCAAGGAAGAGAAAAGACCTATCATGGATCGTTTGGACTGGAACGTGCGTGAAACGGTTGATTATACCCCCAAGTTTCGAGAAGCTGATGACTTAAGGTGGAGCTTAAGTAACTCCTCTCAAAAGAGAACTTGGAATAGAACAGGATCGCCTCCTCCCAGACGACTCGATGATCGCGAACATCGTACGGATTCATCTTTAGATCATAActcaagaaatttaaaattagattCACCGATAAGAAGTAGAGATAACTTTTCAAGTCATAAAGGCCCTGGACGGGATCATTACGTTCGTGAAAGATATTCGCCAAATTATAGGCACTCTTTAGACGAACGTGACGATTTCCACGAAAGCAGGAGCGACCATAGTCGCGGCGAAAGTCCAATGATGCTGGACGATTCTGCTGAAGAATTAGAATTGGAACATACATTCCAAAGGGGAACAGATTGGCATGGAAGACCAAAACTATCAAGAGGTAGATCAAATCCTTTGATAAAGCCGCATGTGTACAGAGGAAAGCATTCGGGAGGAAGATCTTATCGTGGCCGCGGCGGTTTTCGcgggaaattctaa
- the LOC100880034 gene encoding uncharacterized protein LOC100880034 isoform X3 encodes MFHRKVKRNMCDSTKKMKDSSVKNNVQNDSTDKLCPKQSTDKKESMVKSTNEDVQRAIDGLKDIPDEELQEFLDDEDFMQGLDVVDAWEGDEEKGREIELKATRAKDQEQRRPSRDRHRRDYKGSYNRERPKREDKKHEEIRRDPSKSTKDIERDKIRTKRDNESKLLAEKEKAIKHLLDSDNVVPPGTEAEAIQSITEKQNLEQAQMHIRRSRERRRSVERQRGNSSRHRTPDRLRLNSPRRKSPLMLSPERCRSPFKISSERHRSPLRFSPEKRRSPRFNCARRSPFGFSPERRRSPIRRLSWERRTSTDRRWSAERHRRRMNIHERRRSRSRDRQRSRSMERIRRKISRSPINRRYSPRRRSRTRSRSLERRRKRSPFINELTRQLRNEAIMTSHINTGYAHPSSMDSISPLMNTVMYPQETEPRPLMPMPPYIHQSGLPPPMPSSVTTGGPPFMNFENSSQSMNFDSVPLHPLPQTEYVSGPVMYNQPNTSSIQSSHRPALLPAPVSSPQPEPAATAVEHVQTYNSTHGIPPSRQSPHQNFEFSTKSKDAISPNYRERRFTDSYNGYHVSQEERLKTPEPPVISDTKQFEKTSLSSLLEASVSAKGFKPEILRHCEHALRELPIEDPRLKMKGRFFYDPKKKNVHNEQETYSSNSILLQKNKSKIHWDEEESSHPAPTKQNVQMHQKICQTDEVEVSTKFVQATVTMVDFEVQVYPQDLQHAIKEEKRPIMDRLDWNVRETVDYTPKFREADDLRWSLSNSSQKRTWNRTGSPPPRRLDDREHRTDSSLDHNSRNLKLDSPIRSRDNFSSHKGPGRDHYVRERYSPNYRHSLDERDDFHESRSDHSRGESPMMLDDSAEELELEHTFQRGTDWHGRPKLSRGRSNPLIKPHVYRGKHSGGRSYRGRGGFRGKF; translated from the exons ATGTTCCATCGAAAGGTTAAGAG AAACATGTGTGATTcaacaaagaaaatgaaagattCGAGTGTTAAGAACAATGTGCAAAATGATTCAACGGATAAGTTGTGTCCGAAACAAAGTACGGATAAGAAGGAGTCTATGGTGAAAAGTACGAATGAGGATGTTCAACGCGCAATTGATGGTTTAAAGGATATACCTGATGAAGAACTTCAAGAATTTCTAGATGATGAAGATTTCATGCAGGGATTGGATGTTGTCGACGCATGGGAAGGTGATGAAGAAAAAGGCCGTGAAATTGAACTTAAAGCTACTCGTGCCAAGGACCAAGAACAAAGACGTCCATCTAG GGACAGACACCGGCGTGATTACAAAGGATCTTACAATCGTGAAAGACCAAAGAGAGAAGATAAGAAACATGAAGAGATACGTCGTGATCCATCTAAAAGCACAAAAGATATTGAAAGGGATAAAATACGTACGAAAAGGGACAATGAAAGTAAACTTTTGGCAGAAAAAGAGAAAGCTATTAAACACTTATTGGATTCTGATAATGTCGTACCTCCAGGTACAGAAGCTGAAGCCATTCAAAGCATTacagaaaaacaaaatttagagCAAGCACAGATGCATATCCGTAGAAGTCGAGAACGACGTAGAAGCGTAGAACGTCAAAGAGGAAATTCATCGCGACATAGAACTCCGGATAGATTAAGATTAAATTCTCCTCGACGAAAGTCTCCATTAATGTTAAGTCCAGAACGGTGCAGAAGTCCTTTTAAAATAAGCAGTGAAAGACATCGGAGTCCACTGAGGTTTAGTCCTGAAAAGAGAAGAAGCCCAAGATTTAATTGTGCCCGTAGAAGTCCATTTGGTTTTAGTCCAGAACGAAGAAGAAGTCCTATTAGACGACTTAGCTGGGAAAGAAGAACAAGTACAGACAGAAGGTGGAGTGCTGAACGACATAGAAGACGTATGAATATACATGAACG CCGAAGAAGTCGATCTCGCGATCGCCAACGAAGTCGCAGTATGGAACGTATTAGAAGAAAAATCAGCCGATCTCCCATTAACAGACGTTATAGTCCTCGACGTCGTAGTAGAACTCGAAGTCGGTCATTGGAGCGTCGAAGAAAGCGGTCGCCATTTATTAATGAACTTACAAGACAATTGAGAAACGAAGCTATAATGACATCTCATATAAACACTGGGTATGCACACCCTTCGTCTATGGATAGTATATCACCATTGATGAATACAGTTATGTATCCGCAAGAAACAGAGCCTAGACCATTGATGCCAATGCCACCTTACATACATCAATCTGGATTACCACCACCGATGCCATCAAGTGTAACAACCGGTGGACCACCATTTATGAACTTCGAAAACTCATCTCAATCAATGAATTTTGACTCTGTACCATTGCATCCATTACCTCAAACTGAATACGTTTCTGGTCCAGTAATGTACAATCAACCAAATACTAGTTCAATTCAATCTTCACATCGACCAGCACTTCTTCCAGCACCGGTTTCTTCGCCACAGCCTGAGCCTGCTGCGACTGCTGTGGAACacgtacaaacatacaattcaaCGCACGGCATTCCTCCTTCTCGACAGTCTCCACatcagaattttgaattttcaactaAATCTAAGGATGCAATATCTCCAAACTACAGGGAACGCAGATTTACAGATTCTTACAATGGGTATCATGTTTCACAAGAAGAACGATTGAAGACTCCTGAACCACCAGTCATCTCCGACACTAaa CAATTTGAAAAGACGAGTTTATCAAGTCTACTGGAAGCATCTGTTTCCGCTAAAG GATTCAAACCTGAAATATTACGACATTGTGAACATGCCCTACGCGAACTGCCTATTGAAGATCCTCGTTTAAAAATGAAGGGACGATTTTTTTATGATCCAAAGAAGAAAAATGTTCATAATGAGCAAGAAACATATTCATCAAATTCTATACTTCTAcaaaaaaataagagtaaaatacaTTGGGACGAGGAAGAATCATCACATCCTGCTCCTACTAAGCAGAATGTACAAATGCATCAAAAAATTTGCCAAACTGACGAGGTGGAAGTGAGCACGAAATTTGTTCAAGCAACTGTTACTATGGTAGATTTCGAAGTACAAGTTTATCCTCAAGATTTGCAACATGCCATCAAGGAAGAGAAAAGACCTATCATGGATCGTTTGGACTGGAACGTGCGTGAAACGGTTGATTATACCCCCAAGTTTCGAGAAGCTGATGACTTAAGGTGGAGCTTAAGTAACTCCTCTCAAAAGAGAACTTGGAATAGAACAGGATCGCCTCCTCCCAGACGACTCGATGATCGCGAACATCGTACGGATTCATCTTTAGATCATAActcaagaaatttaaaattagattCACCGATAAGAAGTAGAGATAACTTTTCAAGTCATAAAGGCCCTGGACGGGATCATTACGTTCGTGAAAGATATTCGCCAAATTATAGGCACTCTTTAGACGAACGTGACGATTTCCACGAAAGCAGGAGCGACCATAGTCGCGGCGAAAGTCCAATGATGCTGGACGATTCTGCTGAAGAATTAGAATTGGAACATACATTCCAAAGGGGAACAGATTGGCATGGAAGACCAAAACTATCAAGAGGTAGATCAAATCCTTTGATAAAGCCGCATGTGTACAGAGGAAAGCATTCGGGAGGAAGATCTTATCGTGGCCGCGGCGGTTTTCGcgggaaattctaa
- the LOC100880034 gene encoding uncharacterized protein LOC100880034 isoform X2, whose protein sequence is MCDSTKKMKDSSVKNNVQNDSTDKLCPKQSTDKKESMVKSTNEDVQRAIDGLKDIPDEELQEFLDDEDFMQGLDVVDAWEGDEEKGREIELKATRAKDQEQRRPSRDRHRRDYKGSYNRERPKREDKKHEEIRRDPSKSTKDIERDKIRTKRDNESKLLAEKEKAIKHLLDSDNVVPPGTEAEAIQSITEKQNLEQAQMHIRRSRERRRSVERQRGNSSRHRTPDRLRLNSPRRKSPLMLSPERCRSPFKISSERHRSPLRFSPEKRRSPRFNCARRSPFGFSPERRRSPIRRLSWERRTSTDRRWSAERHRRRMNIHERRRSRSRDRQRSRSMERIRRKISRSPINRRYSPRRRSRTRSRSLERRRKRSPFINELTRQLRNEAIMTSHINTGYAHPSSMDSISPLMNTVMYPQETEPRPLMPMPPYIHQSGLPPPMPSSVTTGGPPFMNFENSSQSMNFDSVPLHPLPQTEYVSGPVMYNQPNTSSIQSSHRPALLPAPVSSPQPEPAATAVEHVQTYNSTHGIPPSRQSPHQNFEFSTKSKDAISPNYRERRFTDSYNGYHVSQEERLKTPEPPVISDTKQFEKTSLSSLLEASVSAKDSTSLPVLYPGFKPEILRHCEHALRELPIEDPRLKMKGRFFYDPKKKNVHNEQETYSSNSILLQKNKSKIHWDEEESSHPAPTKQNVQMHQKICQTDEVEVSTKFVQATVTMVDFEVQVYPQDLQHAIKEEKRPIMDRLDWNVRETVDYTPKFREADDLRWSLSNSSQKRTWNRTGSPPPRRLDDREHRTDSSLDHNSRNLKLDSPIRSRDNFSSHKGPGRDHYVRERYSPNYRHSLDERDDFHESRSDHSRGESPMMLDDSAEELELEHTFQRGTDWHGRPKLSRGRSNPLIKPHVYRGKHSGGRSYRGRGGFRGKF, encoded by the exons ATGTGTGATTcaacaaagaaaatgaaagattCGAGTGTTAAGAACAATGTGCAAAATGATTCAACGGATAAGTTGTGTCCGAAACAAAGTACGGATAAGAAGGAGTCTATGGTGAAAAGTACGAATGAGGATGTTCAACGCGCAATTGATGGTTTAAAGGATATACCTGATGAAGAACTTCAAGAATTTCTAGATGATGAAGATTTCATGCAGGGATTGGATGTTGTCGACGCATGGGAAGGTGATGAAGAAAAAGGCCGTGAAATTGAACTTAAAGCTACTCGTGCCAAGGACCAAGAACAAAGACGTCCATCTAG GGACAGACACCGGCGTGATTACAAAGGATCTTACAATCGTGAAAGACCAAAGAGAGAAGATAAGAAACATGAAGAGATACGTCGTGATCCATCTAAAAGCACAAAAGATATTGAAAGGGATAAAATACGTACGAAAAGGGACAATGAAAGTAAACTTTTGGCAGAAAAAGAGAAAGCTATTAAACACTTATTGGATTCTGATAATGTCGTACCTCCAGGTACAGAAGCTGAAGCCATTCAAAGCATTacagaaaaacaaaatttagagCAAGCACAGATGCATATCCGTAGAAGTCGAGAACGACGTAGAAGCGTAGAACGTCAAAGAGGAAATTCATCGCGACATAGAACTCCGGATAGATTAAGATTAAATTCTCCTCGACGAAAGTCTCCATTAATGTTAAGTCCAGAACGGTGCAGAAGTCCTTTTAAAATAAGCAGTGAAAGACATCGGAGTCCACTGAGGTTTAGTCCTGAAAAGAGAAGAAGCCCAAGATTTAATTGTGCCCGTAGAAGTCCATTTGGTTTTAGTCCAGAACGAAGAAGAAGTCCTATTAGACGACTTAGCTGGGAAAGAAGAACAAGTACAGACAGAAGGTGGAGTGCTGAACGACATAGAAGACGTATGAATATACATGAACG CCGAAGAAGTCGATCTCGCGATCGCCAACGAAGTCGCAGTATGGAACGTATTAGAAGAAAAATCAGCCGATCTCCCATTAACAGACGTTATAGTCCTCGACGTCGTAGTAGAACTCGAAGTCGGTCATTGGAGCGTCGAAGAAAGCGGTCGCCATTTATTAATGAACTTACAAGACAATTGAGAAACGAAGCTATAATGACATCTCATATAAACACTGGGTATGCACACCCTTCGTCTATGGATAGTATATCACCATTGATGAATACAGTTATGTATCCGCAAGAAACAGAGCCTAGACCATTGATGCCAATGCCACCTTACATACATCAATCTGGATTACCACCACCGATGCCATCAAGTGTAACAACCGGTGGACCACCATTTATGAACTTCGAAAACTCATCTCAATCAATGAATTTTGACTCTGTACCATTGCATCCATTACCTCAAACTGAATACGTTTCTGGTCCAGTAATGTACAATCAACCAAATACTAGTTCAATTCAATCTTCACATCGACCAGCACTTCTTCCAGCACCGGTTTCTTCGCCACAGCCTGAGCCTGCTGCGACTGCTGTGGAACacgtacaaacatacaattcaaCGCACGGCATTCCTCCTTCTCGACAGTCTCCACatcagaattttgaattttcaactaAATCTAAGGATGCAATATCTCCAAACTACAGGGAACGCAGATTTACAGATTCTTACAATGGGTATCATGTTTCACAAGAAGAACGATTGAAGACTCCTGAACCACCAGTCATCTCCGACACTAaa CAATTTGAAAAGACGAGTTTATCAAGTCTACTGGAAGCATCTGTTTCCGCTAAAG atTCAACTAGTCTACCAGTTTTATATCCAG GATTCAAACCTGAAATATTACGACATTGTGAACATGCCCTACGCGAACTGCCTATTGAAGATCCTCGTTTAAAAATGAAGGGACGATTTTTTTATGATCCAAAGAAGAAAAATGTTCATAATGAGCAAGAAACATATTCATCAAATTCTATACTTCTAcaaaaaaataagagtaaaatacaTTGGGACGAGGAAGAATCATCACATCCTGCTCCTACTAAGCAGAATGTACAAATGCATCAAAAAATTTGCCAAACTGACGAGGTGGAAGTGAGCACGAAATTTGTTCAAGCAACTGTTACTATGGTAGATTTCGAAGTACAAGTTTATCCTCAAGATTTGCAACATGCCATCAAGGAAGAGAAAAGACCTATCATGGATCGTTTGGACTGGAACGTGCGTGAAACGGTTGATTATACCCCCAAGTTTCGAGAAGCTGATGACTTAAGGTGGAGCTTAAGTAACTCCTCTCAAAAGAGAACTTGGAATAGAACAGGATCGCCTCCTCCCAGACGACTCGATGATCGCGAACATCGTACGGATTCATCTTTAGATCATAActcaagaaatttaaaattagattCACCGATAAGAAGTAGAGATAACTTTTCAAGTCATAAAGGCCCTGGACGGGATCATTACGTTCGTGAAAGATATTCGCCAAATTATAGGCACTCTTTAGACGAACGTGACGATTTCCACGAAAGCAGGAGCGACCATAGTCGCGGCGAAAGTCCAATGATGCTGGACGATTCTGCTGAAGAATTAGAATTGGAACATACATTCCAAAGGGGAACAGATTGGCATGGAAGACCAAAACTATCAAGAGGTAGATCAAATCCTTTGATAAAGCCGCATGTGTACAGAGGAAAGCATTCGGGAGGAAGATCTTATCGTGGCCGCGGCGGTTTTCGcgggaaattctaa
- the LOC100882362 gene encoding speckle targeted PIP5K1A-regulated poly(A) polymerase, with amino-acid sequence MSKHCNICSMYFQDEYALQGHLAGKKHLKRFQQVDISERSIIVSPLPKFIPSLEYIEFFQQYGTIKWYRFGANYLIIEFGDRRSAEVLLNKPVWIYNVKLKIRKRTVFEGKSKSIKQNNPMNNTDVISYDNIKHIFEGEATFDEQLTLFLNAIQLTDFEIETRYESVCTHLDKIFKVVFPKCKTYKFGSTQTRLGFKECDLDIYMDIGEPIYETESAPPNSWTMQKIFKEVKKIMYGMNCTFSDIIAIPKAKTPIIKFCYIRTNVSCDISFKNSLGIYKSHLIKYYISLDDRLKPLMMLIKYWGKHFKIAGSGKISNYALVLLIIFYLQQPTVNIVPSLMELQKTCQPQIINGWQVNFNENTVLPKVTNKNSITQLLQGFFLFYSSINFKSNVICPIDGMIHTESEFKDVENLPSCMNGYKAYVNENENLKFNANKPMCIQDPIELSHNVTMGIHFAALNQFVKYCAIGAEICATTSKNDYKDLLKTLLTTILLKNSPENKFSISISTKQFQCINKSKSVDNCKDNESKKLTQSNWYSTVCSVIKDILEKVFKVQVEVFTDDLEAKHQKVDISSDVHTEKHQTVKLRCVGSHCVWYNRKINNSIVLNPSLSCLQKEALISEQTIENYNKGKPVNKIHLDFICIIEKKDSQKVSITIINNNCSERLFRDFKRFTLCKLPEVTTRTLMYIRQFNKF; translated from the exons atGTCAAAGCATTGTAATATATGTTCAATGTATTTTCAAGATGAATACGCCTTGCAAGGTCATCTTGCAGGTAAAAAGCATTTAAAGAGATTTCAGCAAGTTGACATTAGCGAAAGGTCAATTATTGTGTCACCGCTACCAAAATTTATTCCTTCTCttgaatatattgaattttttcAACAGTATGGTACAATTAAGTGGTATCGATTTGGTGCAAATTACCTTATTATTGAATTTGGCGATAg acgATCTGCAGAAGTTCTTTTGAACAAACCAGTTTGGATATATAATGTTAAATTGAAGATAAGGAAAAGAACAGTATTCGAGg gaaaatCTAAATCGATTAAACAAAATAATCCCATGAATAATACTGATGTAATAAgttatgataatattaaacatatatttGAGGGAGAAGCTACATTTGATGAGCAGCTAACACTATTTTTGAATGCAATACAACTGACTGATTTTGAAATAGAGACACGATATGAATCTGTTTGCACACATCTAGATAAGATATTTAAAGTTGTGTTTCCGAAATGCAAGACATACAAATTTGGTTCGACTCAAACTAGATTAGGTTTTAAAGAATGTGACTTAGATATATATATGGACATTG GTGAACCAATATATGAAACTGAAAGTGCACCACCAAATTCATGGACTATGCAAAAGATTTTTAAAGAAGTGAAAAAAATAATGTATGGAATGAATTGTACTTTTTCTGATATAATAGCAATTCCAAAAGCTAAAACGcctattatcaaattttgttatattcgaACAAACGTTTCTTgtgatatttcatttaaaaatagtttGGGTATATATAAAAGtcatttgataaaatattatatttctctTGATGATAGATTGAAGCCATTAATGATGCTTATTAAATATTGGggaaaacattttaaaatagcaGGTTCAGGAAAAATATCTAATTATGCTTtggttttattaattattttttatttacaacagCCAACTGTTAATATTGTTCCCTCTTTAATGGAACTTCAAAAAACTTGTCAGCCACAAATTATAAATGGATGGCaagttaattttaatgaaaatacagTGTTACCTAAAGTAACAAATAAGAATAGTATTACACAACTTCTTCAAggctttttccttttttattcaAGTATTAATTTTAAGTCAAATGTAATATGCCCAATAGATGGAATGATACATACAGAATCAGAATTTAAAGACGTAGAAAATTTACCATCATGTATGAATGGGTATAAAGCATATGTAAACGAGAATGAAAATCTTAAATTCAATGCTAATAAACCAATGTGCATCCAGGATCCCATAGAACTAAGTCATAATGTTACAATGGGTATACATTTTGCAGCATTAAACCAATTTGTAAAGTACTGTGCAATTGGTGCTGAAATTTGTGCGACAACtagtaaaaatgattataaagaTCTACTAAAAACTTTGCTTACCACAATTTTGCTTAAAAATTCTcctgaaaataaatttagtatttcaatttcTACAAAGCAGtttcaatgtatcaataaatcaAAAAGTGTGGATAACTGTAAAGATAATGAATCGAAAAAATTGACACAAAGCAATTGGTATTCTACTGTTTGTTCCGTAATAAAAGATATTCTTGAAAAAGTTTTTAAAGTACAAGTTGAAGTTTTTACAGATGACTTAGAAGCAAAGCACCAAAAAGTTGATATTTCATCAGATGTACACACAGAAAAACATCAGACAGTTAAACTTCGCTGTGTTGGATCTCATTGTGTTTGGTATAACAGAAAAATCAACAACAGTATTGTTTTAAATCCTAGTTTAAGTTGTTTGCAAAAAGAAGCTCTTATATCAGAACAAAcaatagaaaattataataaaggaAAACCagttaataaaatacatttagattttatatgtataattgaaaAGAAAGATTCTCAGAAAGTTTCTATAACTATAATcaataataactgtagtgaACGACTTTTTCGTGATTTCAAACGCTTTACTTTATGCAAATTACCAGAAGTAACAACACGGACATTAATGTACATACGACAATTCAATAAGTTTTGA